In Lentibacillus sp. JNUCC-1, the genomic window AGCGCAGAAGAAATCGCCACAATTGCTCATGAGGGAATTGGCGATATGCCAGCTGGTATTTTCCAGGGTTCGGACGAAGAATTGGATAAATTGGTTGAGTTTATTGTGAAAACGAAAGAAGAAAGCCAGAAGTAATGATTAAACACCTTTGCCTACACACGGCAAAGGTGTTTTCCATCTTGTTTGAAAAGGAAGAGGTTTATGCCGCTTAAATACATCCTTACCGATCGACGTTTTTTGATTGTTTTATTTTTGATCAATTTATTTGGCACCGTTTACGGTTACATATGGTATGAAAGCCAACTAGCGATTACACCGGCTATTTTCCTTCCTTTTGTGCCAGACAGTCCAACTGCCAGTCTCTTCTTTACGATTTTTTTGTTGTTTTTCATTGCTGGCCGAAATATACCTTATATAGAGGCCTTGGCTATTATGTCATTATTTAAATATGGCATATGGGCAGTTGTCATGAATTTGCTGACCTTATATGTAGATGGATCTCTTCCATGGGAAGGCTATATGCTGATTGTGTCCCATGGTGCGATGGCCGTTCAAGGGCTGTTATACGCTCCTTTTTATCGGATTAAATTACGGCATTTTGCGGTTGCGGCAGTCTGGATTTTACATAATGACATTATTGATTATGTGTTCGGTATGATGCCAATATATTCAAAACTGACAGATCACATGAACCAAATTGGCTATTTTACTTTTTGGCTTAGCATTGCCACTATTGTGGTGACATATTTCGTTACGTTAAGAAATGAAAAAAGAGGACTATAAAATATTTTTACCCACTTCTCTTGTGTGATAAATGGGAGACGTCCTGCATATATTGGAAGAAAGTCATGTGTGTGGGGTGGTGCTTTGTGGGACAGAGCGTTAAAAAGCATATACAGATTCTGTTGTTCCTTACAGCGTGTTCCATTGCCATCTTTTTTAACAATCAGCATCACGTATTTGCAAGTAGTGTGAATAACAAAAAAGTTCACATCATCAATATGGTTCCTTTTTATTGGCTGGTTGGGGTTGTAGGGGGATCCATCGTTATCACACTTCTTTATGTAAGTTTAAAAAAATACAATGCAGAACATAAAAGGCAAAAACAAAGGAAAGATAGTTGACGAGCATACCATTTTTGACTATAATTGACCTTAAGAGTTAATCTATTTATGGAGGCAGGTAAATTGGGAGGACTAGGGATATATCTTGTATACTTTGCGATATTAATTATTATCCCCTTATGGGCTCAGGGTAAAGTAAAAAGCACCTATAAAAAGTATTCCAAAATCGGGTATTCTTCACAGATGACCGGTGCGGAAGTTGCGCGGAAAATATTAAATGATAACGGTCTGTTCGATGTAGAGATCCAAGAAACAAAGGGAATGCTTTCAGATCACTATGATCCAAGAAAAAAGGTTGTTCGTCTTTCAAGCGCAAACTATCATGGCCGGTCTATGGCCGCTGCTGCGATTTCCGCTCACGAAGTAGGCCACGCTATTCAAGATGCTGAGGCATACGCCTTTCTGCGTTTTAGACATGCGCTTGTGCCAGTTGCCAATCTCGGATCTAATATGTCAATGTTCTTGATTATTGGTGGTATTTTCCTCGATATGGCAAATTTAATTCTCTTCGGTGTTATTTTTATGGCCGCTGCAGTATTGTTTCAGTTTGTCACATTGCCTGTTGAATTTAACGCTTCAAGCCGGGCAATGACACAACTTGTATCTACAGGAATTATTACAAATAGTGAAGAACGTCCGACGAAAAAAGTCTTAAATGCCGCAGCTCTCACCTATGTCGCTGCAGCAGTTGTTGCGTTAATGGAACTGATGAGATTTGTCTTGATATTCGTCGCGAGCGATGATTAAGTATTAAGCAAGTCATCTGACATATGCTAAAAGAAAATCCGGCCCGATTCACTTTCCAAATGAATCGGGCCGGATTTTTGCGTTTTGTTAGTGCTCCAATGGCTTTTTGTTTTCATCCAGTGTGAATCCTTCACCCATTACATCGTGTACGGAATCAACAGCGACAAAAGCGTGGGGATCAATATCGTTGATGATGTTTTTGAGGCGAACGATTTCATTACGTGCAATGACGCAGTAAAGTACATCGCGTCTTTCCCCGGTAAAACTGCCTCTTCCATCAAGCATCGTCACTCCGCGGTCCATTACCTGGTTGATTTTAGCAGCAATTTCACTGCTCTTTGACGAGATGATCATGGCCCCCCGTGCTGAATAAGCACCTTCCTGAATAAAGTCAATAACCCTAGCACCTATATACACTGCTACCAACGTATACATACCCTCTACCAGCTCAAGAACAAAAAAGATGGAAGTGGAAATCACAACAAGGTCAAACAGAAACATGGTTCTTCCCATACTCCAACCGGCATATTTATGTACAATCCTGGCGATGATATCGACCCCGCCTGTTGTACCGCCATAACGAAATATAATACCGAGCCCTACACCTATAAACACTCCTGCAAATAAAGCGGCCAATGTCATATCCGATTGCAGGTATGTCGGAAAATGGTGTGCCTGAAAGACGCCCAGAAACACTGAAACAGCAAAAGTCCCAATAATCGTATATAAAAAAGTAGTTCGGCCCAGGAACTTCCAACCAATAAAAAAGACTGGAATGTTAAGGACAAGGTTCATGACAGCAGGGTCCCATCCCCACAAAAAGTAAAATAACAATGTGATCCCTGTAAAACCGCCTTCACTCAAATTGTTCTGCATATTGAAATGAACAATTCCGAATGAAAATATTGCAGAACCCAACAAAATAAAAAAGTGTTTTTGAGCTTCAATCCGAATAACATCTATAATTCCTCCTTCCTTGCAGCAAACATGCCTCCAATTATAGCCAAAAACATCATGATCTACAATGAATCAGCTAAAACATTTGTCAAATCTGCTATTTTTAGCTAACATTAAAGAAACGCAAAACATGATCATACAATTTAGAAGGGTTTTGACGACCATATGAATTATCGCACGAAAGAGATACAACAACGTGTACATAACTATATTTCCCAATTTGAAGAAGGTTATTTTTCACCTTTGTCTATGATGGCGAGACTCACCGAAGAAACTGGCGAACTTGCGAGGGAGATAAATCATTTTTA contains:
- a CDS encoding DUF1405 domain-containing protein, with translation MPLKYILTDRRFLIVLFLINLFGTVYGYIWYESQLAITPAIFLPFVPDSPTASLFFTIFLLFFIAGRNIPYIEALAIMSLFKYGIWAVVMNLLTLYVDGSLPWEGYMLIVSHGAMAVQGLLYAPFYRIKLRHFAVAAVWILHNDIIDYVFGMMPIYSKLTDHMNQIGYFTFWLSIATIVVTYFVTLRNEKRGL
- a CDS encoding zinc metallopeptidase; its protein translation is MEAGKLGGLGIYLVYFAILIIIPLWAQGKVKSTYKKYSKIGYSSQMTGAEVARKILNDNGLFDVEIQETKGMLSDHYDPRKKVVRLSSANYHGRSMAAAAISAHEVGHAIQDAEAYAFLRFRHALVPVANLGSNMSMFLIIGGIFLDMANLILFGVIFMAAAVLFQFVTLPVEFNASSRAMTQLVSTGIITNSEERPTKKVLNAAALTYVAAAVVALMELMRFVLIFVASDD